Proteins encoded in a region of the Coffea eugenioides isolate CCC68of chromosome 4, Ceug_1.0, whole genome shotgun sequence genome:
- the LOC113768237 gene encoding protein PHYTOCHROME-DEPENDENT LATE-FLOWERING isoform X2 yields the protein MGISFKVSKNGRRFRPKPLPLRPDSSSVPAPSDGADDVISVRTSKDTNHIVGKTESASMSTPKPAVDFSERDNDTSGTSETEVSFTLSLFPDGYSIGNLPQGESGHQLSAEVPKYLHPYDRASESLFSAIESGQLPGDILDDIPCKYTNGMLVCEVRDYRKCLSEAGVTVPSASVSPIINRVCLRMSLENVVKDIQSISDSGWTYGDLMEVESRIVKALQPKLCLDPTPKFDRLCENRTSTPIKLNLSLSSMRRERLKRIPEVTVTSNKSIHGKKICIERVPEGSRFGDSGTALQQPIHDNLQIQNNGPNSMLALRSNSFGPNASVPSSPLVSQQSKYQMGVGSPRYMQDHMSGAVSNASGGSLPGQDMIINYADNMSSGAASFHGRRDNQETQSNSNKRSRLTAIGAHGNQQQIVGSQMESFHGSDSQWKNTLLQQQSRIQYATSGMQKYPQQIFEGGLNQEAGAAPFSQGMRYGLKEEPVETERWDKPELGQTRNEMHVLESELNQTDSPQSRLQQRLPQQLVRSSFAQTPWNNLSQPLESNSRKEDPYHKRKVVQSPRVSAGGIPQSPLSSKSGEFSSGSVGPQVGAAVTSGYILSQKEKPGITSVSPIGCTTSLTSSANDSMQRQHQGQIAAKRRSNSLPKTPAISGVGSPASVNNMSMPINASSPVGTPPLADPVMIDRFSKIDTVTARFQLNCKKSKVDEYPMRKTNVFPAQQLLALLSNDSSNENFKDESRKMPLSTSLAGGNMNVCKTRVLNFMLTERIVQGNGYSIVPKARTRLIMSEKPNDGTVAIHIGEIEDAQYLAAEDYLPTLPNTHTADLLAAQFCSLMIREGYLVEDLVQPKPIPTTSASSNQPSAPGVLPNNPAEMQQYPAGVSGPPSNDSSKPSNSGALSLNPSNNLQAPRMLAPANVQGVHISQGLLPGTSMPSRPQQPDPLPTLQQQQLQSQHQLMQQQQLQRSPLMLAANPMLNTMGQNSNMQLGNHMANKPSPLQLQMLQHQQQQLQPQQQQQQQQQQQMQRKMMMGLGTIGMGNMANNMVGLGGLGMAGVRGVGGAGISAPMPSIAGMGNLAQNPMNLSPASTISNTISQQLRSGALTPAQAALMQTKIRMAQNRVNMLSGPQSSISGITGPQSSISGITGPQSSISGITGARQMHAGATGLSMLGPARGNLNPMQRTMGQMGPPKLMTGMTPYMTHQQQQQQLQQLQQLQQQQQLQQQQQQLQQQQETASPLQAVASPPQVGSPSNMGMPQQINQQTNQQQQQQQASPQQMSQRTPMSPQLSSGAIHTMSAGNPEACPASPQLSSQTLGSVSSIANSPMELQGVNKSNSVNNA from the exons ATGGGGATTTCGTTTAAGGTTTCCAAGAATGGTAGGCGGTTTCGCCCCAAACCGCTCCCTCTTCGACCCGACAGTTCCTCCGTTCCTGCTCCCTCCGATGGAGCAGACGACGTCATCTCCGTTCGCACTTCTAAAGATACCAATCATATCGTCGGAAAAACTGAATCTGCTTCCATGTCAACTCCTAAACCCGCA GTTGACTTTAGCGAGAGGGACAATGACACTTCTGGAACCTCAG AAACTGAAGTTTCGTTTACACTGAGCCTTTTCCCAGATGGATATTCTATTGGAAACCTCCCTCAG GGTGAATCTGGGCATCAGCTATCTGCTGAAGTTCCAAAATATTTGCATCCATATGATAGAGCATCTGAAAGTCTCTTTTCA GCTATTGAATCTGGTCAGTTGCCTGGGGATATTCTGGATGATATACCATGCAAGTACACAAATGGGATGCTTGTTTGTGAG GTCCGAGATTATAGAAAGTGTTTATCTGAAGCAGGAGTTACTGTGCCTTCTGCCAGTGTTTCTCCAATTATTAACAGGGTATGTCTTAGGATGTCTCTGGAGAACGTTGTCAAGGATATCCAATCAATCTCTGACAGTGGTTGGACATATGGTGATTTGATG GAAGTGGAGTCTCGAATAGTGAAAGCCCTACAACCTAAACTCTGCCTAGATCCAACTCCAAAGTTTGATAGGCTTTGTGAAAATCGAACTTCCACTCCCATTAAG TTAAATTTGTCTCTAAGTAGCATGAGGAGGGAAAGGTTAAAGCGTATTCCAGAAGTTACAGTGACATCAAATAAGAGTATCCATGGGAAAAAGATATGCATAGAGAGAGTTCCTGAGGGCTCAAGATTTGGAGATTCTGGAACTGCACTGCAGCAGCCTATCCATGATAATCTGCAGATtcaaaataatggtccaaacAGTATGCTTGCCCTTAGGTCTAATAGCTTTGGGCCAAATGCATCTGTCCCATCATCTCCTTTGGTATCTCAGCAGTCAAAATACCAAATGGGGGTTGGTAGCCCAAGATATATGCAGGATCATATGTCAGGAGCTGTTTCGAATGCATCAGGTGGTTCTCTTCCTGGGCAGGACATGATTATCAATTATGCTGATAATATGAGCTCTGGTGCTGCTTCTTTTCATGGTAGGAGGGATAATCAAGAAACACAATCGAATTCAAACAAGAGATCAAGACTTACTGCTATTGGTGCTCATGGAAATCAACAGCAAATTGTAGGATCACAAATGGAGAGCTTCCATGGATCGGATTCGCAGTGGAAGAATACACTTTTACAGCAGCAATCACGCATTCAGTATGCTACTTCTGGAATGCAGAAGTATCCACAGCAAATATTTGAAGGGGGTTTAAATCAAGAAGCTGGGGCAGCGCCATTCTCCCAAGGAATGAGGTATGGCTTAAAGGAAGAGCCAGTTGAGACAGAGAGATGGGACAAGCCAGAGCTAGGACAAACTagaaatgaaatgcatgtgcTGGAGTCCGAACTAAATCAAACAGATTCTCCGCAGTCCCGACTTCAGCAAAGACTACCACAGCAACTTGTTCGATCTAGTTTTGCTCAGACTCCTTGGAATAATCTTAGTCAGCCTCTTGAAAGTAATTCTAGAAAAGAGGATCCATACCACAAGAGGAAGGTAGTGCAAAGTCCTCGTGTTTCTGCTGGAGGCATACCTCAGTCTCCTTTGTCATCAAAGTCTGGAGAATTTTCTAGTGGTTCAGTAGGGCCCCAGGTTGGAGCAGCTGTAACGAGTGGATATATATTATCCCAAAAGGAGAAGCCAGGAATCACATCGGTTTCTCCAATTGGCTGTACAACTTCTTTGACGTCAAGTGCTAATGATTCTATGCAACGTCAACACCAGGGACAAATTGCTGCAAAGCGAAGATCCAACTCTCTTCCCAAAACCCCCGCTATAAGTGGAGTTGGTTCTCCAGCTAGTGTTAATAATATGAGTATGCCAATAAATGCTAGCAGTCCTGTTGGAACTCCTCCTTTGGCAGATCCAGTTATGATTGATAGGTTCTCGAAAATTGATACGGTGACTGCAAG ATTCCAACTTAATTGCAAAAAGAGTAAGGTGGATGAGTACCCTATGAGGAAAACGAATGTATTCCCTGCTCAGCAGCTGTTGGCTCTTCTCTCAAATGATTCAAGCAATGAAAACTTCAAGGATGAGTCACGTAAAATGCCATTGTCAACCTCACTTGCAGGTGGGAACATGAATGTTTGCAAGACGAGGGTGTTAAATTTTATGCTGACAGAGCGCATAGTTCAAG GGAATGGTTATTCTATTGTGCCCAAGGCTCGGACTAGATTGATCATGTCAGAGAAGCCGAATGATGGTACTGTAGCAATTCATATTGGAGAGATAGAAGATGCCCAGTACTTGGCTGCGGAAGACTACCTTCCTACCTTACCCAACACG CACACGGCAGATTTGCTTGCAGCACAATTCTGTTCACTG ATGATACGTGAAGGAtatcttgttgaagatcttgtCCAACCAAAACCAATTCCAACAACGAGTGCCTCAAGCAACCAACCTAGTGCTCCAGGAGTTCTTCCTAATAATCCTGCTGAAATGCAGCAGTATCCAGCAGGAGTTTCAGGTCCTCCATCAAATGACAGTAGTAAGCCATCAAACAGTGGAGCTCTGTCATTGAATCCATCCAATAATTTACAAGCACCGAGAATGCTAGCTCCTGCGAATGTACAGGGAGTACATATCTCCCAAGGGCTTCTGCCTGGGACTTCAATGCCATCCAGGCCACAGCAACCTGACCCACTACCAACTTTGCAGCAGCAGCAACTGCAGAGTCAACATCAGTTgatgcagcagcagcagctCCAAAGATCACCCCTCATGCTTGCTGCTAATCCAATGTTGAATACTATGGGGCAGAATTCCAATATGCAGTTGGGCAATCACATGGCAAATAAACCTTCACCCCTCCAACTTCAGATGCTGCAACACCAGCAGCAGCAGCTGCAGCCACAACAGcaacaacagcagcagcagcagcagcagatgCAGAGGAAAATGATGATGGGTCTTGGAACTATAGGTATGGGAAACATGGCAAATAACATGGTTGGGCTTGGAGGCCTGGGCATGGCAGGTGTACGGGGAGTTGGTGGAGCAGGAATTTCAGCACCAATGCCATCTATTGCAGGAATGGGCAACTTGGCTCAGAATCCAATGAATCTTAGCCCAGCTTCAACTATAAGCAACACAATTAGCCAACAGTTACGCTCTGGGGCTCTTACTCCAGCACAAGCTGCTCTGATGCAAACAAAGATAAGGATGGCACAAAATAGAGTGAACATGCTGAGTGGCCCTCAATCAAGTATTAGTGGTATTACCGGTCCTCAATCCAGTATTAGTGGTATTACTGGTCCTCAATCCAGTATTAGTGGTATTACTGGAGCTAGGCAGATGCATGCTGGAGCTACGGGTCTTTCAATGCTAGGTCCTGCTCGAGGCAACCTCAATCCTATGCAAAGAACTATGGGACAAATGGGTCCACCAAAGTTAATGACTGGGATGACTCCTTACATGACCcaccagcagcagcagcagcagttgCAACAGTTGCAACAGTTGCAACAGCAGCAACAGCTTCAACAACAGCAACAGCAATTACAGCAACAACAAGAAACTGCTTCACCTCTGCAGGCTGTTGCTTCTCCTCCACAGGTAGGTTCACCATCTAATATGGGAATGCCACAGCAAATAAATCAACAGACTaaccagcagcagcagcaacagcaGGCCAGCCCACAGCAAATGAGTCAGAGAACTCCAATGAGCCCACAACTAAGTTCAGGGGCTATACATACCATGAGTGCTGGTAATCCAGAAGCTTGCCCAGCAAGCCCTCAACTGAGTTCTCAGACTCTGGGTTCTGTCAGTAGCATCGCTAATTCTCCCATGGAGCTGCAAGGTGTCAACAAGAGTAATTCAGTTAATAATGCATAG
- the LOC113768237 gene encoding protein PHYTOCHROME-DEPENDENT LATE-FLOWERING isoform X1, producing MGISFKVSKNGRRFRPKPLPLRPDSSSVPAPSDGADDVISVRTSKDTNHIVGKTESASMSTPKPAVDFSERDNDTSGTSETEVSFTLSLFPDGYSIGNLPQFQGESGHQLSAEVPKYLHPYDRASESLFSAIESGQLPGDILDDIPCKYTNGMLVCEVRDYRKCLSEAGVTVPSASVSPIINRVCLRMSLENVVKDIQSISDSGWTYGDLMEVESRIVKALQPKLCLDPTPKFDRLCENRTSTPIKLNLSLSSMRRERLKRIPEVTVTSNKSIHGKKICIERVPEGSRFGDSGTALQQPIHDNLQIQNNGPNSMLALRSNSFGPNASVPSSPLVSQQSKYQMGVGSPRYMQDHMSGAVSNASGGSLPGQDMIINYADNMSSGAASFHGRRDNQETQSNSNKRSRLTAIGAHGNQQQIVGSQMESFHGSDSQWKNTLLQQQSRIQYATSGMQKYPQQIFEGGLNQEAGAAPFSQGMRYGLKEEPVETERWDKPELGQTRNEMHVLESELNQTDSPQSRLQQRLPQQLVRSSFAQTPWNNLSQPLESNSRKEDPYHKRKVVQSPRVSAGGIPQSPLSSKSGEFSSGSVGPQVGAAVTSGYILSQKEKPGITSVSPIGCTTSLTSSANDSMQRQHQGQIAAKRRSNSLPKTPAISGVGSPASVNNMSMPINASSPVGTPPLADPVMIDRFSKIDTVTARFQLNCKKSKVDEYPMRKTNVFPAQQLLALLSNDSSNENFKDESRKMPLSTSLAGGNMNVCKTRVLNFMLTERIVQGNGYSIVPKARTRLIMSEKPNDGTVAIHIGEIEDAQYLAAEDYLPTLPNTHTADLLAAQFCSLMIREGYLVEDLVQPKPIPTTSASSNQPSAPGVLPNNPAEMQQYPAGVSGPPSNDSSKPSNSGALSLNPSNNLQAPRMLAPANVQGVHISQGLLPGTSMPSRPQQPDPLPTLQQQQLQSQHQLMQQQQLQRSPLMLAANPMLNTMGQNSNMQLGNHMANKPSPLQLQMLQHQQQQLQPQQQQQQQQQQQMQRKMMMGLGTIGMGNMANNMVGLGGLGMAGVRGVGGAGISAPMPSIAGMGNLAQNPMNLSPASTISNTISQQLRSGALTPAQAALMQTKIRMAQNRVNMLSGPQSSISGITGPQSSISGITGPQSSISGITGARQMHAGATGLSMLGPARGNLNPMQRTMGQMGPPKLMTGMTPYMTHQQQQQQLQQLQQLQQQQQLQQQQQQLQQQQETASPLQAVASPPQVGSPSNMGMPQQINQQTNQQQQQQQASPQQMSQRTPMSPQLSSGAIHTMSAGNPEACPASPQLSSQTLGSVSSIANSPMELQGVNKSNSVNNA from the exons ATGGGGATTTCGTTTAAGGTTTCCAAGAATGGTAGGCGGTTTCGCCCCAAACCGCTCCCTCTTCGACCCGACAGTTCCTCCGTTCCTGCTCCCTCCGATGGAGCAGACGACGTCATCTCCGTTCGCACTTCTAAAGATACCAATCATATCGTCGGAAAAACTGAATCTGCTTCCATGTCAACTCCTAAACCCGCA GTTGACTTTAGCGAGAGGGACAATGACACTTCTGGAACCTCAG AAACTGAAGTTTCGTTTACACTGAGCCTTTTCCCAGATGGATATTCTATTGGAAACCTCCCTCAG TTTCAGGGTGAATCTGGGCATCAGCTATCTGCTGAAGTTCCAAAATATTTGCATCCATATGATAGAGCATCTGAAAGTCTCTTTTCA GCTATTGAATCTGGTCAGTTGCCTGGGGATATTCTGGATGATATACCATGCAAGTACACAAATGGGATGCTTGTTTGTGAG GTCCGAGATTATAGAAAGTGTTTATCTGAAGCAGGAGTTACTGTGCCTTCTGCCAGTGTTTCTCCAATTATTAACAGGGTATGTCTTAGGATGTCTCTGGAGAACGTTGTCAAGGATATCCAATCAATCTCTGACAGTGGTTGGACATATGGTGATTTGATG GAAGTGGAGTCTCGAATAGTGAAAGCCCTACAACCTAAACTCTGCCTAGATCCAACTCCAAAGTTTGATAGGCTTTGTGAAAATCGAACTTCCACTCCCATTAAG TTAAATTTGTCTCTAAGTAGCATGAGGAGGGAAAGGTTAAAGCGTATTCCAGAAGTTACAGTGACATCAAATAAGAGTATCCATGGGAAAAAGATATGCATAGAGAGAGTTCCTGAGGGCTCAAGATTTGGAGATTCTGGAACTGCACTGCAGCAGCCTATCCATGATAATCTGCAGATtcaaaataatggtccaaacAGTATGCTTGCCCTTAGGTCTAATAGCTTTGGGCCAAATGCATCTGTCCCATCATCTCCTTTGGTATCTCAGCAGTCAAAATACCAAATGGGGGTTGGTAGCCCAAGATATATGCAGGATCATATGTCAGGAGCTGTTTCGAATGCATCAGGTGGTTCTCTTCCTGGGCAGGACATGATTATCAATTATGCTGATAATATGAGCTCTGGTGCTGCTTCTTTTCATGGTAGGAGGGATAATCAAGAAACACAATCGAATTCAAACAAGAGATCAAGACTTACTGCTATTGGTGCTCATGGAAATCAACAGCAAATTGTAGGATCACAAATGGAGAGCTTCCATGGATCGGATTCGCAGTGGAAGAATACACTTTTACAGCAGCAATCACGCATTCAGTATGCTACTTCTGGAATGCAGAAGTATCCACAGCAAATATTTGAAGGGGGTTTAAATCAAGAAGCTGGGGCAGCGCCATTCTCCCAAGGAATGAGGTATGGCTTAAAGGAAGAGCCAGTTGAGACAGAGAGATGGGACAAGCCAGAGCTAGGACAAACTagaaatgaaatgcatgtgcTGGAGTCCGAACTAAATCAAACAGATTCTCCGCAGTCCCGACTTCAGCAAAGACTACCACAGCAACTTGTTCGATCTAGTTTTGCTCAGACTCCTTGGAATAATCTTAGTCAGCCTCTTGAAAGTAATTCTAGAAAAGAGGATCCATACCACAAGAGGAAGGTAGTGCAAAGTCCTCGTGTTTCTGCTGGAGGCATACCTCAGTCTCCTTTGTCATCAAAGTCTGGAGAATTTTCTAGTGGTTCAGTAGGGCCCCAGGTTGGAGCAGCTGTAACGAGTGGATATATATTATCCCAAAAGGAGAAGCCAGGAATCACATCGGTTTCTCCAATTGGCTGTACAACTTCTTTGACGTCAAGTGCTAATGATTCTATGCAACGTCAACACCAGGGACAAATTGCTGCAAAGCGAAGATCCAACTCTCTTCCCAAAACCCCCGCTATAAGTGGAGTTGGTTCTCCAGCTAGTGTTAATAATATGAGTATGCCAATAAATGCTAGCAGTCCTGTTGGAACTCCTCCTTTGGCAGATCCAGTTATGATTGATAGGTTCTCGAAAATTGATACGGTGACTGCAAG ATTCCAACTTAATTGCAAAAAGAGTAAGGTGGATGAGTACCCTATGAGGAAAACGAATGTATTCCCTGCTCAGCAGCTGTTGGCTCTTCTCTCAAATGATTCAAGCAATGAAAACTTCAAGGATGAGTCACGTAAAATGCCATTGTCAACCTCACTTGCAGGTGGGAACATGAATGTTTGCAAGACGAGGGTGTTAAATTTTATGCTGACAGAGCGCATAGTTCAAG GGAATGGTTATTCTATTGTGCCCAAGGCTCGGACTAGATTGATCATGTCAGAGAAGCCGAATGATGGTACTGTAGCAATTCATATTGGAGAGATAGAAGATGCCCAGTACTTGGCTGCGGAAGACTACCTTCCTACCTTACCCAACACG CACACGGCAGATTTGCTTGCAGCACAATTCTGTTCACTG ATGATACGTGAAGGAtatcttgttgaagatcttgtCCAACCAAAACCAATTCCAACAACGAGTGCCTCAAGCAACCAACCTAGTGCTCCAGGAGTTCTTCCTAATAATCCTGCTGAAATGCAGCAGTATCCAGCAGGAGTTTCAGGTCCTCCATCAAATGACAGTAGTAAGCCATCAAACAGTGGAGCTCTGTCATTGAATCCATCCAATAATTTACAAGCACCGAGAATGCTAGCTCCTGCGAATGTACAGGGAGTACATATCTCCCAAGGGCTTCTGCCTGGGACTTCAATGCCATCCAGGCCACAGCAACCTGACCCACTACCAACTTTGCAGCAGCAGCAACTGCAGAGTCAACATCAGTTgatgcagcagcagcagctCCAAAGATCACCCCTCATGCTTGCTGCTAATCCAATGTTGAATACTATGGGGCAGAATTCCAATATGCAGTTGGGCAATCACATGGCAAATAAACCTTCACCCCTCCAACTTCAGATGCTGCAACACCAGCAGCAGCAGCTGCAGCCACAACAGcaacaacagcagcagcagcagcagcagatgCAGAGGAAAATGATGATGGGTCTTGGAACTATAGGTATGGGAAACATGGCAAATAACATGGTTGGGCTTGGAGGCCTGGGCATGGCAGGTGTACGGGGAGTTGGTGGAGCAGGAATTTCAGCACCAATGCCATCTATTGCAGGAATGGGCAACTTGGCTCAGAATCCAATGAATCTTAGCCCAGCTTCAACTATAAGCAACACAATTAGCCAACAGTTACGCTCTGGGGCTCTTACTCCAGCACAAGCTGCTCTGATGCAAACAAAGATAAGGATGGCACAAAATAGAGTGAACATGCTGAGTGGCCCTCAATCAAGTATTAGTGGTATTACCGGTCCTCAATCCAGTATTAGTGGTATTACTGGTCCTCAATCCAGTATTAGTGGTATTACTGGAGCTAGGCAGATGCATGCTGGAGCTACGGGTCTTTCAATGCTAGGTCCTGCTCGAGGCAACCTCAATCCTATGCAAAGAACTATGGGACAAATGGGTCCACCAAAGTTAATGACTGGGATGACTCCTTACATGACCcaccagcagcagcagcagcagttgCAACAGTTGCAACAGTTGCAACAGCAGCAACAGCTTCAACAACAGCAACAGCAATTACAGCAACAACAAGAAACTGCTTCACCTCTGCAGGCTGTTGCTTCTCCTCCACAGGTAGGTTCACCATCTAATATGGGAATGCCACAGCAAATAAATCAACAGACTaaccagcagcagcagcaacagcaGGCCAGCCCACAGCAAATGAGTCAGAGAACTCCAATGAGCCCACAACTAAGTTCAGGGGCTATACATACCATGAGTGCTGGTAATCCAGAAGCTTGCCCAGCAAGCCCTCAACTGAGTTCTCAGACTCTGGGTTCTGTCAGTAGCATCGCTAATTCTCCCATGGAGCTGCAAGGTGTCAACAAGAGTAATTCAGTTAATAATGCATAG